In Ruminococcaceae bacterium BL-6, a genomic segment contains:
- the mrp gene encoding Iron-sulfur cluster carrier protein codes for MMSQAPETCNGNCGSCSADCASRKAGPGSMREKPNPASSVKKVIGVVSGKGGVGKSFVAGMLAVLLNRRGYHTAVLDADITGPSIPKMFGIHEKATGDEKGLCPVSTGTGIDVMSINLLLDEESAPVVWRGPLIAGAVRQFWTDVVWKDVDFLFVDMPPGTGDVPLTVFQSIPVDGIVVVTSPQELVSMIVSKAVGMAEMMSVPILGIVENMSWVRCPGCGRKISVFGESHADSVAEKYGLKVLSRLPIDPEAARACDRGEAEKVSGEWLSAAADAVEHA; via the coding sequence ATGATGAGTCAGGCTCCTGAGACCTGTAACGGAAACTGCGGTTCGTGTTCGGCGGACTGCGCGTCGAGAAAGGCCGGGCCGGGGTCAATGCGGGAAAAGCCGAATCCCGCGAGCAGCGTGAAGAAGGTGATCGGGGTGGTCAGCGGAAAGGGCGGCGTCGGAAAATCGTTTGTCGCCGGTATGCTGGCCGTCCTCCTGAACCGCAGGGGGTATCATACCGCCGTGCTCGACGCGGATATCACCGGCCCGTCGATTCCGAAAATGTTCGGGATCCATGAGAAGGCGACGGGGGACGAGAAAGGCCTCTGTCCCGTTTCCACCGGCACCGGGATCGACGTGATGTCCATCAATCTCCTTCTGGATGAGGAAAGCGCGCCGGTCGTGTGGCGCGGGCCCCTGATTGCGGGAGCAGTCCGGCAGTTCTGGACGGATGTCGTCTGGAAGGATGTCGACTTTCTGTTTGTGGACATGCCGCCCGGCACGGGCGACGTTCCGCTCACGGTGTTCCAGTCCATCCCGGTCGACGGGATCGTCGTCGTCACGTCGCCGCAGGAGCTTGTCTCCATGATCGTTTCCAAGGCGGTCGGCATGGCGGAGATGATGAGCGTGCCGATCCTCGGCATCGTGGAGAACATGAGCTGGGTCCGGTGCCCCGGATGCGGAAGGAAAATTTCCGTTTTCGGGGAAAGCCACGCCGATTCGGTCGCCGAAAAGTACGGCCTGAAAGTCCTTTCGCGCCTTCCGATCGACCCGGAGGCGGCGCGGGCCTGCGACAGGGGGGAAGCGGAGAAGGTTTCCGGCGAATGGCTCTCCGCCGCCGCCGACGCGGTGGAGCACGCCTGA
- the metY gene encoding O-acetyl-L-homoserine sulfhydrylase, producing MNREKRKWKFETLQLHAGQETPDPATDARAVPIYQTTSYVFRDSEQAAARFGLKENGNIYGRLTNPTQNVFEERMAALEGGVAALATASGAAAVTYAILNIAGAGDHIVSATTIYGGTYNLFAHTLPEYGITATFVDPDKADGFEEAIRDNTKAVFIESVGNPNSNLIDIDAVAKAAHSHGIPLIVDSTFATPYLLRPIEHGADVVVHSATKFIGGHGTTLGGVIVDSGKFDWASSGKFPKLTEPNPSYHGISFTRDVGAAAYAARARAILLRDTGATISPFNAFLLLQGLETLSLRVERHVQNTLKIVDFLHRHPKVERVNHPSLPDSPYHKLYEKYFPNGGCSIFTFEIKGGAKEATDFIDRLQIFSLLANVADVKSLVIHPASTTHSQMNEKELLESGIKPNTIRLSIGTEHADDLIYDLSQALE from the coding sequence ATGAACAGAGAAAAAAGGAAATGGAAATTTGAGACCCTTCAGCTCCATGCGGGGCAGGAAACGCCGGACCCGGCGACGGATGCCCGCGCGGTGCCGATTTACCAGACCACCTCGTATGTTTTCAGGGATTCCGAGCAGGCCGCCGCGCGGTTCGGGCTGAAGGAAAACGGCAACATTTACGGCCGCCTGACCAACCCCACCCAGAACGTCTTTGAGGAGCGCATGGCCGCGCTGGAAGGCGGCGTGGCGGCGCTCGCGACTGCTTCCGGCGCCGCGGCCGTCACCTACGCCATCCTGAACATCGCGGGGGCCGGCGACCATATCGTTTCCGCCACGACCATTTACGGCGGCACGTACAACCTGTTCGCGCACACCCTGCCCGAATACGGCATCACCGCCACCTTTGTCGACCCGGACAAAGCGGACGGCTTTGAAGAGGCGATCCGGGACAACACCAAGGCCGTTTTCATCGAAAGCGTCGGCAACCCCAATTCCAACCTGATCGACATCGACGCCGTGGCAAAGGCCGCGCACAGCCACGGGATCCCGCTGATCGTGGACAGCACCTTCGCCACCCCGTACCTGCTGCGCCCGATCGAGCACGGCGCGGATGTGGTGGTTCATTCCGCCACCAAGTTCATCGGCGGCCACGGCACGACCCTGGGCGGCGTGATCGTGGATTCCGGAAAATTCGACTGGGCGTCTTCCGGAAAGTTCCCGAAGCTGACCGAACCGAACCCCAGCTACCACGGCATCAGCTTCACCCGCGACGTCGGCGCGGCCGCCTATGCGGCGAGAGCCCGGGCGATCCTGCTGCGCGACACCGGCGCCACGATCAGCCCGTTCAACGCGTTTCTGCTGCTTCAGGGGCTGGAAACCCTGTCCCTGCGCGTGGAGCGCCATGTGCAGAACACCCTGAAGATCGTCGACTTCCTGCACAGGCATCCCAAGGTGGAAAGGGTCAACCATCCGTCTCTGCCGGACAGCCCCTACCACAAGCTGTACGAAAAATACTTTCCGAACGGCGGCTGCTCCATTTTCACGTTTGAAATCAAGGGCGGGGCGAAGGAAGCGACCGATTTTATCGACAGGCTCCAGATTTTCTCGCTGCTCGCAAATGTGGCGGATGTCAAATCCCTGGTGATCCATCCGGCCAGCACCACCCATTCGCAGATGAACGAAAAGGAGCTTCTGGAAAGCGGCATCAAGCCCAACACCATACGGCTTTCCATCGGGACCGAGCACGCGGACGACCTGATTTACGACCTGTCCCAGGCGCTGGAATAA
- a CDS encoding Stage V sporulation protein B has translation MKKRVFVINAVILTASSLLMRMTNIGYRVFITEKIGAAGMGLYQLILSVFILAVTVCTSGISLAVTRLVAEATGRNDPGYAKNAVKKCVACALTLSLLAGTALFFFAPLIAGRLLENPQAALPLRILAPGLPFMAVSACLRGYFIAMRSALRPAAADLLEQFSTVGIVAALFFRFAPQTLEGACCAIMLGSTAGEIASFLFYFLLYRHDTRAFRSRHPHGKGVLRQIVHIGLPAMTGYTARTILSAIENILIPVGLKKNGANEQNALAQYGIIQGMVMPVLFFPSAFLTALCSLLIPEMAEANAAGKSRAIERTACRAMQMTLLFSFFVTGVFFAFSPDIGLAFYRNEQTGTVLRILAPLVPLMYLDNVVDSILKGLDQQLSSLKYNFSDSVLRVLLIYTLIPVYGLKGYIGVLFFSTIFNASLSIHRLIKVAKLQVAPVNWVVKPALCAALSVLLAALLFHAPLFAGFSAMQRAAVQVLISSVFYYALLRACGSLGAEDVRWLKSLVGRDAPARNGTIDKRRRTV, from the coding sequence ATGAAAAAAAGGGTCTTTGTAATAAACGCCGTTATCCTGACCGCAAGCTCCCTGCTGATGCGCATGACGAACATCGGCTACCGGGTCTTTATCACGGAAAAAATCGGCGCGGCTGGCATGGGGCTTTATCAGCTCATCCTCTCCGTGTTCATTCTGGCCGTCACCGTCTGCACGTCGGGGATCAGCCTTGCCGTCACGCGCCTGGTGGCGGAGGCGACGGGCCGGAACGACCCCGGCTACGCCAAAAACGCGGTGAAAAAATGCGTCGCCTGTGCCCTGACGCTCAGCCTGCTAGCGGGAACTGCCCTGTTCTTTTTTGCCCCCCTGATCGCCGGGCGGCTGCTGGAAAACCCGCAGGCCGCGCTCCCGCTCCGGATTCTGGCGCCGGGGCTGCCCTTCATGGCCGTCTCCGCGTGCCTGCGCGGCTACTTCATCGCGATGCGCAGCGCCCTCCGCCCCGCCGCCGCGGACCTTCTGGAGCAGTTCAGCACCGTCGGCATCGTCGCGGCCCTCTTTTTCCGGTTCGCGCCCCAGACGCTGGAAGGCGCCTGCTGCGCCATCATGCTCGGCTCCACGGCCGGGGAGATCGCATCCTTCCTTTTTTATTTTCTGCTGTACCGGCATGACACCCGCGCGTTCCGCTCCCGCCATCCGCACGGCAAAGGCGTGCTGCGCCAGATCGTGCACATCGGCCTGCCCGCGATGACCGGCTATACGGCGCGGACCATTCTCAGCGCGATCGAAAACATCCTGATCCCCGTGGGGCTGAAAAAAAACGGGGCGAACGAGCAGAACGCGCTGGCACAGTACGGCATCATCCAGGGCATGGTGATGCCGGTGCTGTTTTTCCCCTCGGCTTTTCTCACGGCGCTGTGCTCCCTGCTGATCCCGGAAATGGCCGAGGCGAACGCCGCCGGAAAGAGCCGGGCGATCGAGCGCACGGCCTGCCGCGCCATGCAGATGACGCTGCTGTTCTCCTTTTTCGTCACGGGCGTCTTTTTTGCCTTTTCCCCCGACATCGGCCTGGCGTTTTACCGCAACGAACAGACCGGGACCGTCCTGCGGATCCTGGCCCCGCTCGTGCCGCTGATGTACCTGGACAATGTGGTGGACAGCATTTTGAAGGGCCTGGATCAGCAGCTCAGCTCGCTGAAATACAATTTTTCCGATTCCGTCCTGCGCGTTCTGCTCATCTACACCCTGATCCCCGTTTACGGCCTGAAAGGATATATCGGCGTCCTGTTTTTCAGCACGATCTTCAACGCTTCCCTGAGCATCCACCGGCTGATCAAGGTGGCGAAGCTTCAGGTGGCGCCCGTGAACTGGGTGGTGAAGCCGGCGCTGTGCGCGGCGCTTTCCGTGCTTCTGGCGGCGCTTCTTTTTCACGCCCCGCTGTTCGCCGGTTTTTCCGCGATGCAGCGCGCGGCGGTTCAGGTATTGATCTCCTCGGTTTTCTATTACGCCCTTCTGCGGGCCTGCGGCAGCCTGGGCGCCGAGGATGTCCGCTGGCTCAAAAGCCTTGTGGGCCGGGATGCCCCCGCCCGGAACGGAACGATTGACAAACGCCGCCGGACTGTCTAA
- the cobS gene encoding Adenosylcobinamide-GDP ribazoletransferase — MNLLAAFFTAFSMYSILPVPKAEWGPKSMKYAMCFFPLVGVAVGLFFFLWVQLSVVWGLGVFLRSAVCVFLPVLVSGGIHMDGFCDTMDALCSRRPAEKKLEILKDSHAGAFAVIGCTLYFLLSFGLWTELRLTKEAVCVLGIGFVLSRALSGLSVVTFRCAKSSGLVAAFSDAAAKRQVRLVLVCYLALCAAGLLFVQPLLGGAALLAAEAAFCVYRRVSYHGFGGTTGDLAGWFLQVCEFLMLLGVTAAQKLPQ; from the coding sequence ATGAATCTGCTGGCGGCGTTTTTCACCGCTTTCTCCATGTATTCCATCCTTCCCGTTCCCAAAGCGGAATGGGGCCCCAAGAGCATGAAATATGCCATGTGCTTTTTTCCCCTGGTCGGCGTTGCTGTCGGCCTTTTTTTCTTTTTGTGGGTACAGCTTTCGGTCGTCTGGGGCCTCGGCGTTTTTCTCAGGTCGGCGGTATGCGTCTTTCTTCCGGTGCTTGTGTCGGGCGGCATCCATATGGATGGCTTCTGCGACACGATGGACGCGCTCTGCTCCCGCCGGCCCGCGGAAAAAAAGCTGGAGATCCTGAAGGACTCCCACGCAGGGGCGTTCGCCGTCATCGGCTGCACGCTTTATTTCCTTCTCTCCTTCGGGCTTTGGACGGAGCTTCGGCTGACAAAAGAGGCCGTGTGCGTGCTGGGGATCGGCTTTGTCCTGTCCCGCGCGCTGAGCGGCCTTTCGGTGGTGACGTTCCGCTGTGCGAAAAGCAGCGGGCTGGTGGCAGCTTTTTCCGATGCGGCGGCAAAGCGGCAGGTCCGTCTTGTCCTCGTCTGTTACCTTGCGCTCTGCGCCGCGGGCCTGCTTTTCGTACAGCCGCTTCTGGGCGGGGCGGCGCTTCTGGCCGCGGAGGCGGCTTTCTGCGTCTACCGCCGGGTCTCTTACCATGGGTTCGGCGGCACGACGGGCGACCTGGCCGGATGGTTCCTTCAGGTCTGTGAATTCCTGATGCTTCTGGGCGTCACGGCGGCGCAAAAGCTTCCGCAATAA
- a CDS encoding Glycerol-3-phosphate dehydrogenase: protein MKITVIGCGRWGSFIAWYLCRLGHAVMLYGRPGSAHLAQFRQTRTNGLVTLEDGVALTDSLEEAVSGAEMIVISISSQNLRALMAGLSKYPLAGKTIVLCMKGIEAKTGKRLTQVTEEFVSPETPVAVWVGPGHVQDFLAGIPNCMVIDSKDEETKTRLVGAFSSSLIRFYYGRDLIGNEIGAASKNVIGIAAGMLDGLNKTALKGALMSRGTREIARLIGAMGGKEISAYGLAHLGDYQATVFSPFSHNRAFGEQFVRGAPYEKLAEGVATTSALLLLSDRCGVELPICRAVDSVITGGQKADRVLSDLFLRSLKKEF from the coding sequence ATGAAAATAACGGTGATCGGCTGCGGAAGATGGGGCAGCTTTATCGCGTGGTATCTGTGCAGGCTCGGACACGCGGTCATGCTTTACGGCAGGCCGGGCTCCGCGCACCTTGCGCAGTTTCGGCAGACCCGTACGAACGGGCTTGTGACTTTGGAGGACGGCGTCGCCCTCACCGATTCCCTGGAAGAGGCGGTGAGCGGCGCGGAGATGATCGTGATCTCGATCTCTTCCCAGAATTTGCGCGCGCTGATGGCCGGGCTCTCGAAATATCCGCTCGCCGGGAAGACCATCGTGCTGTGCATGAAGGGGATCGAGGCGAAAACGGGGAAGCGCCTGACCCAGGTGACGGAGGAATTCGTTTCCCCCGAAACGCCGGTGGCCGTCTGGGTCGGCCCCGGCCACGTGCAGGATTTCCTCGCGGGTATCCCGAACTGCATGGTGATCGACAGCAAGGACGAGGAGACGAAAACCAGGCTGGTCGGCGCGTTTTCGAGCAGCCTCATCCGCTTTTACTACGGGAGGGACCTGATCGGCAACGAGATCGGCGCCGCGTCGAAAAACGTGATCGGCATCGCCGCCGGCATGCTGGACGGCCTGAACAAAACGGCGCTCAAGGGCGCGCTGATGTCGCGCGGCACGCGGGAGATCGCCCGGCTGATCGGGGCGATGGGCGGAAAAGAGATCTCGGCGTACGGGCTGGCCCATTTGGGCGACTATCAGGCCACGGTGTTCTCGCCGTTCAGCCATAACCGCGCGTTCGGCGAGCAGTTTGTGCGCGGCGCGCCGTACGAAAAGCTGGCCGAGGGCGTGGCGACGACGTCGGCGCTTTTGCTGCTGTCGGACCGCTGCGGCGTGGAGCTTCCCATCTGCCGCGCGGTGGATTCGGTCATCACCGGCGGCCAGAAGGCCGACCGGGTGCTGTCGGACCTGTTCCTGCGCAGCCTGAAGAAGGAATTCTGA
- a CDS encoding conserved membrane protein of unknown function (Evidence 4 : Unknown function but conserved in other organisms), with protein sequence METFISLVLLFTMYSFLGWLCESIYCSIPEKRFINRGFLNGPFCPVYGFGALLNITALLPASGKLPFPWDFAFLFLGGMILTSALEYATGYLLEKLFHATWWDYSKHRFNLHGRICLHNSLLFGLMSVLLIKVIHPLAAAATAALPYPAAPVLAGGLTVYYFADGIITVTNILQLGGKTRQLQLVLDEIREKTAGVKDLSLYTMEQTLDELSSRAQELKSDSLQNFSRMMDVLKEKADATRLESAESLKEFIQNLINAEIRARISLLRSRQAYLEKIPHIHRRILNAFPQMSSIRSPESFARLKTAAKAAREKVKKQDR encoded by the coding sequence ATGGAGACGTTTATCAGTCTGGTTCTTTTATTTACCATGTACAGCTTTCTGGGATGGCTGTGCGAAAGCATCTACTGTTCCATTCCGGAAAAACGGTTTATCAACCGCGGGTTCCTCAACGGCCCTTTCTGCCCGGTATACGGGTTCGGAGCCCTTCTGAACATCACGGCGCTGCTGCCGGCTTCGGGGAAGCTGCCGTTCCCGTGGGACTTTGCGTTCCTGTTTCTGGGCGGCATGATCCTGACCTCGGCGCTGGAATACGCCACCGGCTATCTGCTGGAAAAGCTGTTCCACGCCACGTGGTGGGATTATTCCAAGCACAGATTCAACCTTCACGGGCGCATCTGCCTTCACAACTCGCTTCTGTTCGGGCTGATGTCGGTGCTCCTGATCAAAGTGATCCATCCGCTGGCCGCCGCCGCGACAGCCGCCCTTCCGTACCCGGCGGCGCCCGTGCTCGCGGGCGGGCTGACCGTTTACTACTTCGCCGACGGCATCATCACCGTAACCAACATCCTGCAGCTCGGCGGCAAGACGCGGCAGCTTCAGCTCGTGCTCGACGAGATCCGGGAAAAGACGGCCGGCGTGAAAGACCTGAGCCTGTACACGATGGAGCAGACCCTGGACGAGCTGAGCAGCCGTGCCCAGGAGCTGAAATCGGACAGCCTGCAGAATTTCAGCCGGATGATGGACGTCCTGAAGGAAAAGGCGGATGCCACCAGGCTGGAAAGCGCGGAGAGCCTGAAGGAGTTTATCCAGAACCTGATCAACGCCGAGATCCGCGCGCGGATTTCCCTGCTGCGCAGCCGGCAGGCATATCTGGAAAAGATTCCGCACATCCACCGCCGTATCCTGAACGCGTTCCCCCAGATGAGCTCCATCCGCTCGCCGGAATCCTTCGCGCGGCTGAAAACCGCCGCGAAAGCCGCGCGGGAAAAGGTGAAAAAGCAGGACAGATAG
- a CDS encoding protein of unknown function (Evidence 5 : Unknown function) codes for MYYTQRLKELRKESGLTQQAAAEKTGIKREQYEGMKTSQPYHKALRRISRVRRLFAGACG; via the coding sequence ATGTATTACACCCAACGATTAAAAGAACTGCGGAAAGAATCAGGGCTTACCCAGCAAGCGGCGGCAGAAAAAACAGGGATCAAAAGAGAGCAGTACGAAGGTATGAAAACGAGCCAGCCATATCATAAAGCTCTGCGACGCATTTCACGTGTCCGCCGACTATTTGCTGGGGCGTGCGGATAA
- a CDS encoding conserved protein of unknown function (Evidence 4 : Unknown function but conserved in other organisms): MIVRQLNPRQFEDFHKALMEKAHAEPLNASYTVDMNINGIEYEIKVQPESHCKMAVLQALRIGRGRGGPDFELITGGSLLSSFLEILIYQDGIKS, from the coding sequence ATGATCGTTCGGCAGTTAAATCCCCGTCAATTTGAGGATTTTCACAAAGCCTTAATGGAAAAAGCGCATGCGGAGCCTTTGAACGCGAGCTATACCGTGGACATGAATATCAACGGCATTGAATATGAAATCAAGGTACAGCCGGAAAGCCACTGCAAAATGGCGGTTTTACAGGCCCTGCGGATCGGTCGCGGCAGGGGCGGCCCGGATTTTGAACTGATCACCGGCGGCAGTCTGCTGTCCTCATTCCTTGAAATTCTCATCTATCAGGATGGGATTAAGTCTTAA
- the pyrB gene encoding aspartate carbamoyltransferase, catalytic subunit (Evidence 2a : Function from experimental evidences in other organisms; PubMedId : 10318893, 1598232, 1699940, 2271528, 2271529, 2459698, 3928602, 6300835, 6302686, 6341995, 6364131, 6377306, 9298646, 9629924; Product type e : enzyme), with protein MKHLIDPLDFSVEETVELLDLADRIAENRAAYAHACDGKVLATLFYEPSTRTRLSFEGAMLHMGGSVLGFSSAASSSVSKGESVADTIRVVSCYADICAMRHPKEGAPRVAAKYSRIPVINAGDGGHQHPTQTLTDLMTIRSKKKRLSGLTIGLCGDLKFGRTVHSLMKSLVRFGDIRFVLISPEELRVPDYIMQDVVTSRGTPCRVVENLEEVMPELDILYMTRIQKERFFNEEDYIRLKDSCILTAEKMKTAKPDLAVLHPLPRVNEISAEVDDDPRAAYFEQVQNGMYVRMALMMKLLGVKAC; from the coding sequence ATGAAGCACCTGATTGACCCGCTCGACTTTTCCGTGGAAGAGACGGTGGAGCTTCTCGACCTTGCGGACCGGATCGCGGAGAACCGCGCGGCCTATGCCCACGCCTGCGACGGCAAGGTCCTGGCCACCCTGTTTTACGAGCCGAGCACGCGAACGAGGCTCAGCTTCGAAGGGGCCATGCTCCATATGGGCGGCAGTGTGCTGGGGTTCTCCTCGGCCGCCAGCAGTTCGGTATCCAAGGGGGAGAGCGTGGCGGATACCATCCGAGTGGTTTCCTGCTATGCGGATATCTGCGCCATGCGCCACCCGAAAGAGGGCGCGCCGCGGGTGGCGGCGAAGTATTCCAGAATCCCGGTCATCAACGCGGGCGACGGCGGGCATCAGCACCCGACTCAGACGCTGACCGACCTGATGACGATCCGTTCCAAAAAGAAAAGGCTGAGCGGCCTGACCATCGGACTGTGCGGAGACCTGAAATTCGGCAGGACCGTGCATTCCCTGATGAAGTCGCTGGTGCGGTTCGGGGATATCCGGTTCGTGCTGATCTCCCCGGAAGAGCTGCGCGTCCCCGATTATATCATGCAGGATGTCGTCACGTCGCGCGGCACGCCCTGCCGCGTGGTGGAAAATCTGGAGGAGGTCATGCCGGAGCTGGACATCCTCTATATGACCCGCATTCAGAAGGAGCGCTTTTTCAACGAAGAGGATTATATCCGGCTGAAAGACAGCTGTATCCTGACCGCCGAGAAGATGAAGACGGCCAAGCCCGATCTCGCGGTGCTTCATCCGCTGCCCCGCGTGAACGAGATTTCGGCGGAGGTCGACGACGACCCGCGCGCGGCCTATTTCGAACAGGTGCAGAACGGTATGTATGTCCGTATGGCGCTGATGATGAAGCTTCTGGGGGTGAAAGCATGCTGA
- the pyrI gene encoding Aspartate carbamoyltransferase regulatory chain, which translates to MLNIDSLEKGIVIDHIKAGTALKLYNLLGLDALDCCVAVIKNARSSKYGKKDIIKIDGKTDLNLDILGFIDHNITINVIDQGKIVEKRSPVLPKIVKNVIKCKNPRCITSVEKNIDHIFQLCDDETQRYRCIYCEQEFQS; encoded by the coding sequence ATGCTGAACATCGACAGCCTGGAAAAAGGCATCGTGATCGACCATATCAAGGCCGGAACGGCCCTGAAGCTCTACAATCTGCTGGGGCTCGACGCGCTCGACTGCTGCGTCGCCGTCATCAAAAACGCGCGCAGCAGCAAGTACGGGAAAAAGGACATCATCAAGATCGACGGCAAAACCGACCTGAACCTTGACATTCTCGGCTTTATCGACCATAATATTACTATCAACGTAATCGACCAAGGAAAAATCGTTGAAAAACGGAGTCCCGTTCTGCCGAAGATCGTGAAGAATGTCATCAAATGCAAAAATCCGCGCTGCATCACCAGCGTGGAAAAAAACATCGACCACATTTTTCAGCTTTGCGACGACGAGACGCAGCGTTACCGCTGTATTTATTGCGAACAGGAGTTTCAATCATGA
- a CDS encoding putative Protein CopG (Evidence 3 : Putative function from multiple computational evidences), with the protein MNFKISEKLYGNLKTESEEKGISLAALVRVILSEYFEKKQK; encoded by the coding sequence TTGAATTTCAAAATTTCCGAAAAGCTCTATGGAAATCTGAAAACCGAAAGCGAGGAAAAGGGAATCTCTCTGGCGGCTTTGGTTCGGGTCATCCTCTCGGAATATTTTGAAAAAAAGCAAAAATAA
- a CDS encoding protein of unknown function (Evidence 5 : Unknown function), giving the protein MKLTVNGDACQFKTLSEFKSSMSRGGDVEFE; this is encoded by the coding sequence ATGAAATTGACGGTTAACGGAGATGCCTGTCAGTTCAAAACCCTGAGCGAGTTCAAAAGCAGTATGTCAAGGGGCGGCGACGTGGAGTTTGAGTGA
- the prmA gene encoding Ribosomal protein L11 methyltransferase — MDWTEVTVEVAAENAGPAGDIAQMAAPHGIYIEDYSHLEQEAREIAHIDLIDGELLKKDRTKAWVHLYLEPGENPAEAVAFLRERYRAAGIAHVISTSDCAEEDWINNWKKYFKPMPVGKKLLIRPTWEDEYEAGDRRVLHLEPGVAFGTGTHETTRMCLELLEQYVAPGCAMLDVGCGSGILSVAALLLGAGSAVGVDIDELGVKTAAENARINGFSDRFTAIRGSLTDRVTGTFDLVAANIVADVVIELSADVGRFLNPGAVFLVSGIIDGREQDVLSAIKNRFSVVERKEEKGWVAMALRPLPPGREERKSA, encoded by the coding sequence ATGGACTGGACGGAAGTAACGGTTGAAGTCGCGGCGGAAAACGCCGGCCCCGCCGGTGACATCGCGCAGATGGCGGCGCCGCACGGGATTTATATCGAGGATTATTCGCACCTGGAGCAGGAGGCGCGGGAGATCGCGCATATCGACCTGATCGACGGGGAGCTTTTGAAAAAGGACCGCACGAAGGCGTGGGTCCACCTTTATCTCGAGCCCGGGGAAAACCCGGCGGAGGCCGTCGCGTTCCTGCGCGAGCGGTACCGCGCGGCGGGGATCGCGCACGTCATTTCCACTTCGGACTGCGCCGAGGAGGACTGGATCAACAACTGGAAAAAATATTTCAAGCCGATGCCTGTGGGGAAAAAGCTTCTCATCCGCCCGACCTGGGAGGACGAGTACGAGGCCGGGGACCGCAGGGTCCTCCATCTGGAGCCGGGCGTCGCGTTCGGCACGGGGACGCATGAAACGACGCGGATGTGCCTGGAGCTGCTGGAGCAATACGTCGCGCCCGGCTGCGCCATGCTGGATGTCGGGTGCGGGAGCGGCATCCTCTCCGTCGCGGCGCTCCTGCTCGGTGCGGGTTCCGCCGTCGGGGTGGACATCGACGAGCTTGGCGTGAAGACCGCGGCGGAAAACGCGCGGATCAACGGCTTTTCCGACCGGTTCACGGCGATCCGCGGGAGCCTGACCGATCGGGTGACCGGCACGTTCGATCTCGTCGCGGCCAACATCGTCGCCGACGTCGTCATCGAGCTTTCGGCGGACGTCGGCCGGTTCCTGAACCCCGGGGCGGTGTTCCTCGTCAGCGGGATCATAGACGGCCGGGAGCAGGATGTGCTTTCCGCCATTAAAAACCGGTTTTCCGTAGTTGAACGGAAGGAAGAAAAAGGCTGGGTCGCCATGGCCCTCCGCCCGCTTCCGCCGGGGCGTGAAGAACGCAAAAGCGCTTAA
- the ppa gene encoding Inorganic pyrophosphatase, whose amino-acid sequence MNIWRDISPKRINPKDFIAVIEIPKGSKKKYEMDKETGLLILDRILYTSTHYPANYGFIPRTYGDDLDPLDVLVLCSEPLDPGTMVRCFPIGMISMLDSGRNDQKIISIPFSDPTFNQYTDISELPGHILEEMSHFFKVYKELEKKETAVKETGGADEAVEVIQGAMDSFVEHFCR is encoded by the coding sequence ATGAATATTTGGCGTGACATTTCCCCAAAGAGGATCAACCCGAAAGATTTTATCGCGGTCATCGAGATCCCGAAGGGGAGCAAGAAAAAGTATGAAATGGACAAGGAGACGGGCCTGCTGATTCTGGACCGCATCCTTTATACTTCGACCCACTACCCGGCCAACTACGGATTTATCCCGAGAACCTACGGCGACGACCTGGACCCGCTGGATGTTCTGGTGCTCTGCTCGGAGCCGCTGGATCCGGGCACGATGGTGCGGTGCTTCCCGATCGGCATGATTTCGATGCTGGACAGCGGCCGCAACGATCAGAAGATCATTTCCATCCCGTTCAGCGACCCTACCTTCAACCAGTACACCGACATCAGCGAGCTGCCGGGCCATATTCTTGAAGAGATGTCCCATTTCTTCAAGGTTTACAAAGAGCTCGAAAAGAAAGAGACCGCCGTCAAGGAAACCGGCGGAGCGGATGAGGCGGTCGAGGTCATCCAGGGCGCGATGGACAGCTTTGTGGAGCATTTTTGCCGGTAA